GATCtttgttttcactgaatctccgtttgggtatttgGTAACAATTAGGCTGGGGAAATGTTAGCTATGTTGAGGTGAGTGCTAATGATCATCTTTATTGTAGTTTGCTCACATATTAgctgatcagaacatttagctagcttgttatACAAGtggattttgctcttcactcgcgtTGTAGCCTGTCCTGCTCCCGACCAAAAGCCTGTGACTtgtctgataatcaatcaatcattcgaTTTTGTTTCATAGatctctgtctgtatatttggttaattgATCTCTGGCTGGACAAGTGGAAGTGGTAGCTCATTTATTtgtttgctcatctatcactgattagaaacatttagcattgtcacgatcgtctagcggagagagagaggaccaaggcgcagcgtgtgcaaaatacatctctttttattaagagaagagaaaaacacgaaacgaacactgaatacaaactaaacaaaaaaacaacaaacgacYgtgaagctaacgacgtaagtGYAATGACAAGCAACAWACGTWcaacatagacaattacccacaaaacccaaatgcctatgRCTGCCTTAAATATGKctctcaatcagagacaatgaaccacagctgcctctaattgagaMccaatccaggcagccatagacatacaaacacctagacaagacactgacccataaacgtacaaaacccctagacaaaccaaaacacatacattccccatgtcacaccctgacctaactaaaataataaagaaaacaaagaatactaaggccagggcgtgacaagcatgcaataatgtagcctaaatcaagtcTATCATTTATCTATTGACTCACGTAGTAGCCATATATAGACCCTAGGCTATTTTCCTATCGTCCCAATCCCACTGAAACGCAAAATCCTGACTCCTGTCTCGCATGAAAATTCGTAACTTTATTCTGTAATCCATAGGTTGCATTATCAAAGCACGTCTGGGCTATAACATTTCCCCTGCTTCTCTGCGCTGTCTCGTATTGTTGCCAATATGAGAGCTTCGGTGgagaatgtgtgatcaacaaaCTATATGATAGTATATATGGATATTTATTTTAAGAGTTAGTCCCCGTTAAAATACCttgatttttaaacattttgctcTCAATCGCACCRTTATTCATGATCTGATATACTATCTGTATAACCAAATAGTATATATGTCATTCGTTGGAGGTTATCTAGCAAGTTTAGGAACTTTGgtcattttacttttgtttaaaTGCCGTTATAAGGTTTGTATGATTCGACAATGCTGTGRCCTTCTCGGGGTGCGCTCTGTGTCGAGATATCCTAGGCCTACTGGTGAAATGTGATGAATTAATTGAGGAACATAACGCTCTGAATGTTGAACGGCCTTTTGAAATTCATAATGTCATTTGCGATCAAAGTTACTCTATCAATACTAAATCACAGTTTCACTTGCTGTGAAATCTTTACACAGTTGCGCAGCCAAGATGGCATTGTGGAGCAGCGACAATCTTATTATGGGAGAACATTGAGTGACCTTATCTTggttttaaattttaaattggCACTTCTCTTTTTTTGCGTTTTTTCCTGGGACTTGAAATTTGGTAGATTTTTGGGAAAATATGAATACCTAATCCGCGAAGATGTACGGTGTATTGTAAAATGTCACAATGTGTACGTGGCGTactggtgctttcaagacaactgggaactcaaaaaaAGAAGGTAAAATTCTGACGTCAGTCAGGTCGGAAAGTCGAAGCTCTAGATGCCTGAGTTTCCGAgatggaattccgagttggatgaccgttcaaaacgatttttcccagtcggagatgttttttttctgtgagttCCCAGWTGTCTTGAAGTCGGACATTTCCGAGTGTGAGTTTTAAGACTTCATCCATAGGTGCGTTCAGTTCGcttgaacgtttgctacgttgcgGAACGGTTTGTTCAGAACAACAGGTTTCCCCAAAACGTTCTTGTAAATTCTTGAACAGATTTTGAGGGAAGTTTGCTCCTGTGGTGAGGTGTGGCTAGAAGCAATGCGAGACGTATTTAAAGTGCAATGGCCATGCTGACAGCGTTCGACAACCCAACCCCTCCCACGTTTTTCAACTGATCGTTCAGTACAGCAACTTTCTCGTTCAATTKAACATCCCAGAACGTAAACAcgtactgaacgcagcccacGTTCCACTGTCTCGTTCCGTTTCCATGTGAGTGAACCGAACCCAGACTCCCTGCTCTCACTTCACTGTCAATAACTGCTGATGAAGCTGCTGATGAAGCGGGTTTAGGGGATATCTGCCATCTGATATCTAAAGTCAGGAAAAGGGGGTCAGCCTGACTGCTATtacggcaggtggcctagtggttagagcgttgggcaagtaaccgaaaggttgctggctcgaatccccaagctggcaaggtaaaaatatgtcgttctacccctgaacaaggcagttaacccactgttcccccgtaggccgtcattgtaattaagaatgtgttcttaactgacttgcgtggTTATAATTTTTTTTAKGACTAGATATTTGGTATGGGCAACATGAACATGTGGTATCTGTGGCTGTAAAAAAAGTGGATACCTATTTTAATATTCACCCTTCAGGCTAAAATTAATTGTATAGGCTGTTGGTAGATACATTCAAGATTCTGACTGTATGAAGTGCAAGCGCTCCTAAAATATGAGGTATGCAATGAATTTATTCCACCAACATTTCCCCATGACTGTTAAAGCTGATGTGTTTCTGGACATAATGTATCAATCCAGCATGGGATTAAAAAATGAGAGGAATGTCAGTATGAGGGTTTTGGTGAAATTTTGAATGGGTTTCAAAGGCACCATCTGGTGGCCACAACAATGAAGTGAAATATAACTGTGACCGGAAATCTTTGAAGAACCTCTGCCATACTCTTCTTGAAACAGGTTTTGGAATTACGTGTAGCCTGTTTCCCTACCAATTTGTATGTTTGCAGTGTCTCTTTCTGCCTGCTGACTGATGATTCCCATAGGTTGGTGGTGATATGATGATACTTTATGWCATTTTCAGTTTCTTCATTAAGTGACAGCTAGGTCCTTTTGTCCTTAACTCTAGTTCATAACAGTAGAAATTGTTTGCCATTTTTGGTGTGCAATCTGCTCAACCAGTAATACAATCCAGAACATAAACATGATATTCACAGGGATCGGTAGCAGGTCTAATTTGTTTTCCCTGTGGCACTCAACACTGATCTGTATTTATTAAAAACCCAGGGTCCTCTGCACTATTATTATCACTCATACATTAGTGCTGTTCTCAACGGATTCGCAGATGGAGTTGCTATGGCGACTCAGTGCCTGTCAGTCTAATGTCCTGTTGTGTCCTTGGTGGAGGAGAGTTTGTGTAACTCAGTTATTTTGCCAGAACACAGACCGACCACGGCCAGGCCAGAACAACCCACTCTGTGGATAGAGACTGTCTGATACAGATTGTGTTAAAAAAGGAAATGTGCACCGGATGGGGGGAGTGTTGCCATGGAAACTACTGTAAGGATCCATCTCTAAATCATTGTGAATGACTGGCCAGTTAACTTTTAAGCAAATAGTTAACAATCCATATAAATAAGACATTAGTCAAAATAAAAAGGACTTGGATGCAATATCAGGCCTTTATCTAGATATATGGGTCCATCTTCCAATATTTGGTCATATAAGGTTGGATCTGAGATGTATATTGCGTAAAACAGTGTGATGGGTCTAAGCAATACATTCCAAAGAGCACATGCATGTCTACATAGTCTTCAATTAGATATTTATTGAAGTTACATTATAGGGGTTCAGATGGAAAAAGTCAAAAAAGATAGTGGCTGTTCTGATGCTGTTTGCACAAGGTAACATTTGGCATTGGAAAGTTTTGAGGGTGCAATGTCCTGAATAACCTTTCTACCTATTCTTTGGTTATGCAGTAAATCTCTGTCTGTCCTCATCTGGTATACGACTTAAACATACTTCTACTGCACGCCACTTCAGATAAAACAGTATATAGACAAACCAAGCTGGATTGGATATCTCAACTCAACCATAACAcgaggcacagggactatagtacTAACGCTCACAAAATGACACATTCGTCAGTTCAGCTAGTCTTCTTTGCATTCTTCTTTTTTGGCGTCTGCTTCTTGGCGGAGGGCTCTGGCTGTTTTGGGGTCTCTGGCTGGACTGGGGCAGCCATCTCTGCCTGTGCTGGTGCCTCCAACTGTGCTGGTACCTCTACTTGTGCTGGAGCCTGTGCTGGTACATCTACTTGTGCTGGAGCCTGTKCTGGAGCCTGTGCTGGTGCATCTACCTGTGCTGGTACCTCTACTTGTGCCTCTGCCTGTGCTGGAGCTTGTGTTGGTGCCTCTGCCTGTGCTAGAGCCTGTGCTGGTGCATCTACCTGTGCTGGAGCCTGTGGCTGGATCCTCTACTTGTGCATGGAGCATGGGTGGAGCCTGTGCTGGAGGCTTGATGCTGGTGCATTTGTGCTGGAGCCTGTGCTGGTGCCTCTACTTGTGCTGGAGCCTGTGCTGGATCCTCTACTTGTGCTGGAGCCTGCGCTAGTGCCTCTACCTGTGCTGGAGCCTGCGCGGGTGCCTCTACCTGTGCTGGAGCCCGCGCTGGTSCCTCTACCTGTGCTGGAGCCTGYGCTGGTGCCTCTACCTGTGCTGGAGCCTGCGCTGGTGCCTCTACCTGTGCTGGAGCCTGCGCTGGTGCATCTGCATATGCTGGTTCTGGTTCCTCTGCATGTGCTGGTGCCTCTACCACTACCTGTACTGGGGCCTTTGTTGGTTCAGGGATCTTCTGGGCCTCAGCAGATTCTGTAGACTCTGGCTCTTCCTCACTGTCAGAGTCATCGTCATCATCGTCTCCTGTGGACGGGGCCAGTAGGGAGGCTGCGAACTCCGCCAGCCTGTTCTGCTCAGCCCTCAGACGGGCCATCTCCTCTGTCATCTCTGGCTCCTCAACTATGTCCATGAGGCTGTGGACTGGTTCAGTGGCCACCTCCTGTGTCTCGTCCTTGGGTGTCCCCTCGGTGGCGTCACCAGTTTGGCGAATGCCTTTGATCTTGGAGTACAGGATCTTCCTCTCATCCTGGAGTGCTCGGCAGAGCCTCTCCAGCTTGTCAATCTTCACGACGAACATCTCATACTCATTCTCCTTCACAGTCCTCTGTGGAAAAGAGAGTCTAACTTGTTGTAGCGCATTTGAATAAAGTCTAACACTATTGCATGTGTTATAGATGAGTATTTACCTCTTCAATCATCTCCGAGAGAGCCTTGTTAGTGCTCTCAAATCTGGTCTTCCAAACATTCGACTCTTTATCTAGTTTTTTCATCTTCTTTGTCATCTATGAAGCAAAATGTTTGTTGGGTTAAAACGTATCTGAAAATGTAACCATCATTCTGAATATGATTAATATAGAAAACAGTCCCTCCAACATATAGCTGTTTTCTCATTTCAGAATTATGCCGACCTTATATTACCTCCATGCACTTGgccctaaatataaacagtatatTTAAAGGAAGGATGATTTTATTTTAAGGATGCCACATACCTTCTCCATTTCATTTTTGAAGCTGGCGTACACATCGTTGCTCTTAGACAACGTAGTCTGGAACTCTTCAAACTTCTGGGAGTACAGAGCAAGCTGCAGWAAAACAGAGGGACAGTCAGGAGAGAACTCCAGAAATTAATTTCACATGTGGCATTCGTATGCATCTATTCACCTCATGAACAATCAGATCTATGCTTTGAACCTTATTTGACCCCAGAAACAAATTTGCTATACTTTAGAGGGAGATGAGGTGAGGTGAGAGGAAGAGCCAGCCGGTTTCACCAAATATTTAACCAGCCTTGCCTGGTTTCTTCATTGCTTCAGGGCCTAATTAGAGAGTATTGCATTCCAAGTCCTAGGGCCCTCGGTTTGAATGCTCTACACTCAACTGGCCAGGCGGCCTCCCTGGGCTTCCCTTTAGCAGTCCTCTGCTCAGTGTTGGCAGAGCTATGTTAATGAGCGGCTCTATAAATGTTTCAGTGGCAGTCGGTCCAGCTAGAGTTAACAGGCTAATCTCCGGAGGCCCTCAGGGGAAACCACATCGCACACACAGCCAGTCTCCCGTATTCAAACCTGTCTATCTGCTAGCCACCCCGTTGAGATCAACTGTCTTTATTTTAGAGTTACTGTTTTGGAACAAAAGCAAAACAACTGATTTGACATGCGCTATAAAAGAGGAAAGGCATTTGCTTGGTTATGTGTTGTATTTCATAAAAGCTCACTAGATACAGATCAGTTTCTCCCTCACGTCTTTCTAATAGATTTTTCTTGCTGGCTGCGCTGCTTTGGCCGTTTCCTTGTGTGATCTAAATCTACGCCTGGTATTGTAGAGACAAATAAGGTTGACATTCCTAGTTAATTGGATTGGAAATATGACATGGCCTGGTACAAATACATGATGAatcatattgtcacgccctgatctgtttcacctgttcctgtgattgtttctaccccctccaggtgtcgcttattttccccagtataTTTATCCCTGTTTTTCCTGTCTagctgtgccagttcgtcttgtatgttagtcaagtcaaccagtgtgtttttcccgtactccttttacaattctctttttgatagtcttcctggttttgacccctgcctgactctggactactttccagCCTGCCTGATCATCATGCCTGCCCTGASCTttattctgcctgcccttcggtaccttttggactctgaactggttttgacccttttgtctgtccacgaccattctcttgccttaccctattggattaataaatattgtaagactccaatcatctgcctcctgtgtctgcatctgggtctcgacTTGTGTCATGATTATATAGGTACTGAAATGCAGTATTAACATAATTTGTTTCTACTGAGAAAACACAAGGCTTTAAATAATGGCAAGGTTTCGCTGCAATTAATTATAACCATATAAACTGTCAGCTATAATTTCTGAATCCAGCAGGGAAGCATTTATCTTTGTGTCAGACCAACTAATTTCATTGTATAATTTGCTTGCACCCATACAATAATTGTGCCACATCCAATAAACATAGCAGTTGTAATTGTATCATACTTTTACAATGGAATGATCAATGGTACTGGAGTATGTGCTACTGTGTGGTATTGCATCACATTTTTTTATATTCCCATGATGCTGTGTCATCCTGCTGGTTCAGGAAGAGGGAGTTTCTCTTGCCTGCTGCTATCATGGGAATTATGGCTGCTCTGTACAGTACAGCTGACAAATTTTCCTTTCATATCAAGTACCAAGTACATCAAGCCATATAGCCTAGTTACGAGAGGAGAATCACATTTTTTATGGTCACTTTTGCCATTGTGAGGATATTGAAAAACTTTACTATAGATCCAAATTAACTTAATACAGTAAATACTGAAATATTAGTTGTCTTTAACACACATGGAGCAATCCAGAGGACCTTAATGGTAGGATTGGACTTGCCTTTCATAGACTTGGCCCTGAAATAAATGTAGTGAATAAGGGTGTTTGGCACCACATTGGATATATTCACCTGAGCCTGCATGAcagtctcttgctctctcagaaGTTTAGCTTGTAGTTTCCACTCAGCTGCATGTACCAGTAACTggttaaaaacaaaacacacgTAAAGCACAAATGTACCTTTTTCTTCAACTGCAACTCTTGCTCCTTCAATGTGTAGCATTTCTTTGTTTTGTCAATTGCCTCCCTAAGCAGCTAACAACAGAGACAGTGGATGGTTACAATACTCATTTCTGTGAGCATCAAATGCACAACAAACATCATTGGTTTTAAACTTAATACCGTTTAATTAGACAAAAGTTACTCAACTATATTTACATTGCTTTACAGTACTTTGTGGGTAAGGTCAGTAAAAGTgctcctgtgtggctcagttggttgcgCATTGCACTTGAAACGCCAgcattgtgggtttgattcccatgggggaccagtctgaaaatgtatgcacttgctactgtaaattgctctgaataatagcgtctgctaaatgacaaaaaatgtaagtacaGTGACTCACGTATTCCTTTTCTCTCTTGTGCTTCTCCTCGGCCTCCTGCAGCTGTGCATTAGCTTGCTCCAGTTTGGTATCAGACAGCTTCTGCTGCAGGTCGTGGTGCTTGAAgatcttctccaagctctgagtGATAGACAAGGTGAGATGACACACTAGATTAGACACTTAGTTTTAAGAAGGGCTTCTAAGACATTCTGTACAGGTTATGAATCCATCAATTAGGATACATTTCTCACACTTTCTAGGTTTCTAAAACCACCACTGCCATCCTGTCTGTCTATGAGAAATTGTCATTAACATGTGCCTTGAAAAGTAATTAAGGCCATTGTTGTTTGCGCACAGTATTTCATTGGAAAGTTCAGACATGTTTTATGATGCCTGAGAAAACAGACAAAATAGTGGGTGGAGAACTAATAAAAACCTGGGACTTGAATTACAGTTTCACAATTAACAGGAGGACAAATGCAAaagctttattattattatttttaagtatTGTCTTTTTCAGgattacatttgtcattttagcagacactcttatccagagagacttacagtaagtagtgagtgcatacattttcatactttttcatacAACCCTCTCATAAAGGCATTATTATTATCAGGGCACAAATTCTGATAAGAAAACTGACCCCAGATTAGTTCAATTAGGATAAATAATTGTTTCTATAGATACTATTTATTTTTGCGCATGAGACTAATCTATACTGCACAAAAAtataacaatttaaaaaatgtgactgagttacagttcatataaggaaatcagtcaattgaaataaataaattaggccctaatctatggacttcacatcagtatgcaggggtgcagccatgggggaccacttggcattcaggcccacccattggggagccaggcccagccaatcagaattagttttcccccacaaaaggtctttattacagacagaaatactcctcagctccCCTCCACAAccccctcagacaatcccacaggtgaagaagccggatgtggaggtcctgggctggtatagttacatgtggtctgcggttgtgaggccggatggacgtacttccaaattctctaaaacaacgatGGAGACAACTTAGGatagagattttttatttttttttacccccttttttctccccaatttcatggtatccaattggtagttacagtcttgtctcatcgctgcaactcccgtacggactcgggagaggcgaaggtcgagagccatacatcctccgaaacatgacccaaccaagccgcattacttcttgacacaatgcacatccaacccggaagccagccgcaccaatgtgtcagaggaaacaccgtacacctggcgacctggtcagtgtgcactgtgcccggcccaacacaggagtcgctagtgcgcaatgagacaaggatatccctgccggccaaaccctccctaacccagacgacgctgggccaattttgcgccgccccataggcctcccagtcgcggccggctgcgacagagcccgggctcaaacccagaatctctggtagcacagctagtactgcgatgcagtggtagttacagtctacccgggagaaaggggagagaaattaacatcaaattctctggcaacagccctgctggacattcttgcagtcagcatgccaattgcacattccctcaaaacttgagaccagcgctgtggcattgtgttgtgacaaaactgcacattttaaagtggccttttattgtcSctagcacaaggtgcacctgtgcaatgatcatgctgttttaatcagcttcttgatatgccacacctgtcaggtggatggattattttggcaaaggataaatgctcattaacagggacataaataagaaataagctttttgtgcgtacggAGGATTTATGGGATAcattttttcagctcatgaaacatgggaccaaccactttatatttttgttcagtgtattttgttTACTATGGCAAATAGCCAAATGTATAAACAGTGTGGAATAATCCACAATTTCTCTGCCAAAAGGAGAACATTTAATGTCCATCTGGAAATGAATCCATCTCAGCATTTAGCCAACTATCAAATGTCAACTTGTGTCCATTTTATGCAACTGCTGATGTCAGAATGTCTTGTTCATCATTGCAATGTGTGGTTCTAATCACTTATTTTAATAGGACTCATTAGATGTTATTTGGATGTCAAATAATCACATCTCTTTCTGGCACGCTGCCTCTTAAGTGTTTATACGGACTACAACCAGCAGATGGCACTTGAGACAAATTACTAGAAACTCCACCAGTAAAAAAACGACAACAAATAAATAGGACGTTTAAATCATGACGGTTTTTACACACCATTCCCAGCTGTGTATGTGAGCAgcaaaagcagcagcagcagcagcctcagtGGCAACCAACTGCATGGCAGATCCTGGCTTTCATATGTCACTTCAGGCTTGTCCTTTCcctgatgtgttgtattgtatttattatggatccccattagctgctgccaaagcagcagctactctccctgAGGtccaaattaaggcagttatacagcaccagtcaaaagtttggacacacctactcattcaagttttttgttgttgttttttttactattttctacattgtagaataatattgaagacatcatgaaataacacaaatgaatcatgtcgtaaccaaaaaagtgttaaacaaatcaaaataaattttatatttgagattcttcaaagttgccaccctttgccttgatgacagctttgcacactcttggcattctctcaaccagcttcacgaggaMTgcttttgaaggagttcctacatatgctgagcacttgttggctacttttccttcactctgcggtccaactcaacccaaaccatctcaattgggttgaggtcaggtgattgaggaggccaggtcatctgatgcagcactgcatcactctctttcttggttaaatagcccttacacagccaggaggtgtgttttgggtcattgtcctgttgaaaaacaaatgatagtcccactaagcgcaacccagatgggatggcgtatcgctgcagaatgc
Above is a genomic segment from Salvelinus sp. IW2-2015 linkage group LG28, ASM291031v2, whole genome shotgun sequence containing:
- the LOC111954446 gene encoding beta-taxilin-like isoform X3, whose protein sequence is MEINVQSVAEVIPAQTSVTPPPLPVTAETPVPLPQEGQHMDPMEEFGLRLDEIINTYGSAASLIEKQCIILETEKVEEEASGEEADEVTAAKNASTGKDAKKLLKGLGKEGTLLMQSLNKLCTPEEKLDALLKKYAELLEERRGEQKQLRFLQKKQGHVGKERDQLQYEHSRAILARSKLEGLCRELQRHNKTLKEETLARCREDEEKRREITTHFQSTLTDIQAQIEQHSNRNNKLCSENTNLADKLKHIISQYEQREESLEKIFKHHDLQQKLSDTKLEQANAQLQEAEEKHKREKEYLLVHAAEWKLQAKLLREQETVMQAQLALYSQKFEEFQTTLSKSNDVYASFKNEMEKMTKKMKKLDKESNVWKTRFESTNKALSEMIEERTVKENEYEMFVVKIDKLERLCRALQDERKILYSKIKGIRQTGDATEGTPKDETQEVATEPVHSLMDIVEEPEMTEEMARLRAEQNRLAEFAASLLAPSTGDDDDDDSDSEEEPESTESAEAQKIPEPTKAPVQVVVEAPAHAEEPEPAYADAPAQAPAQVEAPAQAPAQVEAPAQAPAQVEXPARAPAQVEAPAQAPAQVEALAQAPAQVEDPAQAPAQVDAPAQALAQAEAPTQAPAQAEAQVEVPAQVDAPAQAPXQAPAQVDVPAQAPAQVEVPAQLEAPAQAEMAAPVQPETPKQPEPSAKKQTPKKKNAKKTS
- the LOC111954446 gene encoding gamma-taxilin-like isoform X2, yielding MEINVQSVAEVIPAQTSVTPPPLPVTAETPVPLPQEGQHMDPMEEFGLRLDEIINTYGSAASLIEKQCIILETEKVEEEASGEEADEVTAAKNASTGKDAKKLLKGLGKEGTLLMQSLNKLCTPEEKLDALLKKYAELLEERRGEQKQLRFLQKKQGHVGKERDQLQYEHSRAILARSKLEGLCRELQRHNKTLKEETLARCREDEEKRREITTHFQSTLTDIQAQIEQHSNRNNKLCSENTNLADKLKHIISQYEQREESLEKIFKHHDLQQKLSDTKLEQANAQLQEAEEKHKREKEYLLREAIDKTKKCYTLKEQELQLKKKLALYSQKFEEFQTTLSKSNDVYASFKNEMEKMTKKMKKLDKESNVWKTRFESTNKALSEMIEERTVKENEYEMFVVKIDKLERLCRALQDERKILYSKIKGIRQTGDATEGTPKDETQEVATEPVHSLMDIVEEPEMTEEMARLRAEQNRLAEFAASLLAPSTGDDDDDDSDSEEEPESTESAEAQKIPEPTKAPVQVVVEAPAHAEEPEPAYADAPAQAPAQVEAPAQAPAQVEAPAQAPAQVEXPARAPAQVEAPAQAPAQVEALAQAPAQVEDPAQAPAQVEAPAQAPAQVDAPAQALAQAEAPTQAPAQAEAQVEVPAQVDAPAQAPXQAPAQVDVPAQAPAQVEVPAQLEAPAQAEMAAPVQPETPKQPEPSAKKQTPKKKNAKKTS
- the LOC111954446 gene encoding beta-taxilin-like isoform X1 gives rise to the protein MEINVQSVAEVIPAQTSVTPPPLPVTAETPVPLPQEGQHMDPMEEFGLRLDEIINTYGSAASLIEKQCIILETEKVEEEASGEEADEVTAAKNASTGKDAKKLLKGLGKEGTLLMQSLNKLCTPEEKLDALLKKYAELLEERRGEQKQLRFLQKKQGHVGKERDQLQYEHSRAILARSKLEGLCRELQRHNKTLKEETLARCREDEEKRREITTHFQSTLTDIQAQIEQHSNRNNKLCSENTNLADKLKHIISQYEQREESLEKIFKHHDLQQKLSDTKLEQANAQLQEAEEKHKREKEYLLVHAAEWKLQAKLLREQETVMQAQLALYSQKFEEFQTTLSKSNDVYASFKNEMEKMTKKMKKLDKESNVWKTRFESTNKALSEMIEERTVKENEYEMFVVKIDKLERLCRALQDERKILYSKIKGIRQTGDATEGTPKDETQEVATEPVHSLMDIVEEPEMTEEMARLRAEQNRLAEFAASLLAPSTGDDDDDDSDSEEEPESTESAEAQKIPEPTKAPVQVVVEAPAHAEEPEPAYADAPAQAPAQVEAPAQAPAQVEAPAQAPAQVEXPARAPAQVEAPAQAPAQVEALAQAPAQVEDPAQAPAQVEAPAQAPAQVDAPAQALAQAEAPTQAPAQAEAQVEVPAQVDAPAQAPXQAPAQVDVPAQAPAQVEVPAQLEAPAQAEMAAPVQPETPKQPEPSAKKQTPKKKNAKKTS